In the Cucurbita pepo subsp. pepo cultivar mu-cu-16 chromosome LG17, ASM280686v2, whole genome shotgun sequence genome, gcTTGTTTACAGTTGCGAAAATGGCAGCTTATTCTGGATCTGTCAGTGCTGTCCAGgtctccatcttcttcttttaaccTTGCCTTTACATATCTTGACTgcaattgtttttgtttgtgtttttggTTTATCTAATGGGTGGATATGGATTTTTGAGATGGTGCAGGTAGGGTCCTACTTTGTGGAGCAGTACTATCATGTTCTTCGGCAACAACCTGACCTTGTCCACCAGTTTTACAACGATGCTAGCTCCATGATTCGGGTTGATGGGGATTCCTCCGAGACTGCCTCCACAATGCTGGTATTTCTTGCTTTTTAATTCTTATGCACGCGTCACAATTTTGATACTAGTGAAGGATAGGATGGTTTGGCCGTGTTTGAGtactattattttgttatgttttgGTTGGAATTGGTGATTTCGTCATTTGTTGATTCTCAACGCTGGCAACTTTTTGGTTCTCATGTTTCTTATAgattctaacattttttttatcagtaCGTAGTGTTAGCTATTACTCTTCATTAGGGTTTAAGCTATGAAATGTCATTACGGGATTACTGGTTTAATGGGTTTCTGAATCTTTCACTAATGCGTTCGgtcaagaaaaaataaacatacgCACCTCTTCATTGCTTGCTTGTTTGTTGTGACAAGCTATATTTCTGCATGATATAACTTTTTGTTACTATTATTCActtgttatttttcttctgcAGCAAATACATACACTTATCATGTCACTAAATTTCACTGCATTTTCAATTAAGACGATCAATTCGATGGATTCTTGGAATGGGGGTATTCTGGTAGTGGTTTCAGGTTCTGCAAAGTCCAAAGAGTTCAATGGGATCAGGAAGTTTGTTCAGACCTTTTTTCTTGCTCCTCAAGAGAAGGGTTACTTTGTTCTTAATGATATCTTTCATTTCATCGAGGAGGAGATAGCTCAGCCCAATCCGTTGCCTGTACTATcagaaaacaaatttgaatctGAACTAAATGCTCCCAGCTCCATTCCAGAGCCACCAGGTACTTTATCAATATGATTGAAGAATTAGGCAACAAATCACTaagctttttaatttttcctaTGTATGGAGAAAACTACTTTTGTCATAGCCATGGTTAGTGGATTCTTTCCCCTTCACATGGTGCACTTGATCTTTTGGAGCACTTGTATTTATGAACTTTAGAAGATTTCAAAGATTAGTGATAGTTGAAAGTGAACTTGTATGTTGCTAAAATAGTTTCTACATGGATCATTAGTAGTATCCTGAGTAGTTCAGCCGGATATTAAGACTATACTTCTCTTGATTTCGTTTTGGTAGTGTCCGACTATGTTTTGGAGGAGAATGCAAGAGATTATGAGGACTCAGTTCATGTAGAAGATGATCCAGTTGATAAATACAGCCTTCCTGAACAACACCAACAAGAAGAATTTAAAACTGAAGTTCTTGTGGAGGAGGCCACTGTGGAGGATTTAGTTGCTTCACATCCAATTGTAGTTAATAGTGTGCAGGAGCCTCTTTCTGCAGTGATTGATGAACCCGTTGGAGAGCCAGAAAAGAGAACTTATGCTTCCATAGTATGTGCACTCTACCATAGCTCCTAGTGCTGGTTCCTGTGTTTGCATGCTATCTGCGTCTGTTGTGTGTGTGCAATGACAACATTCCATCAAGCCATAATCATTTATTAGTTAGTTTTTGTGACTATAAAATAATCTACAGAGTTCAGGGTAATAAAATGGTCGTAACATGAACCTCACCAAAAAGAGGAATACAAAAGTTGGGAAGCtatatgattatgattttctttcatCCAAGTCATAAATTGGAGATATCTTACGGCTGTCATTTTTTCAGTTATTACAGCTTGAGCTGGATATTGATCGGTGGTACAGAtgtgatatttttttcttatgtgTTGATAATATTGAAACTATGTAGTTAAGGGCTGCTAGAGCGGAATCTGCACAATCAGCTATGCCGCAATCATCATTTTACCCGAGTGCTCCAGCTACTTCTGAGTGGAACCATACTCCCGAACCTACCCCACAACAGATAAACCCTGCACCATCATATGCCCCTGGATCTGGAGCAGATGCAATTGAAGAAGGTTTTGGTGTGGAAGATGGAGGTCAAATTCttgattcatttttaaattatggagTTTACTATCTAAATCTTTGGAATAGTATgaaacatcattttttttttctgtttgtaCTCCATTCTTTATTGTTGTATGAGGTTATTGATCTTTTAAGGTTTTACAGGTGggattttaatcattttttattggttGCTTTCAGGACCCATATTTTTACATGAATTTTTGCATGACAGctctttattttatcttgTAATTCAGTTTTCTGCATGCTGCTTGAAATAACCATGAAAAGGACTCAGGGAGAAGTATTGTTATAATGGATGTTTGCGTGAGAAATGTTGTCTGTGTTTTTGAGGCGTTGAAAAAACATTATTGTATTTTGTGTAGTTTGCATCCCAAAGCATCTGATTGGTTGTTTTATCGTTCTTTCTTCAGGTGAACCGAAATCTGTCTATGTTAGAAACTTGCCACCTTCTGTTACTGAAGCTGAAATTGAGCAagaatttaaatcttttggCAAAATTTTGCCTGATGGCGTATTCATTAGGTCTCGAAAGGTCAGTTCCTTACTTTTTGATGTTTGTTGGTTAATCTTTAATGGCTAAACACAGATATCTTTTTTGTTCAGGAAATTGGGGTTTGTTATGCATTCGTGGAGTTTGAAGATATTCTTGGCGTTCAAAATGCCCTAAAGGTtagacattttattttgttttggtttctgTGACAGAGACAAGCCAagtttgttttggtttttacgtttctttcccttgtaaAATATAAATCTGTCATATTCTGCTGCAGGCGTCTCCAATTCAAATAGCTGGAAGGCAAGTCTACATTGAGGAACGCAGGCCAAACAGCGGTGCTGCTCGAGGAAGTAAGTGCAAATATACCTTGTTTCGTTATTTTCTGGTTTTCTTATTCTATCTTTTTGCATATATGTGAAACCTTCAAGGTTTCTGCCTTTTAAGTCTATGAGTTAGAATGTGTCTGAGCTCTATATTACTGGTGTATTAGTCAGAATAATGCAAAGTTCAACATAACCGATTTGAAAAGATAAAACTTTAACCAGGATATAAGGGCCCTTGCTCATTGGTTCTTGTTGAAACAAAATTCTTCAAATAGCTTTTTTTGGGAAGGCATGTAAGCCAACCCTGTGTTGACAATAGTTATGCCGCCCAGTCCAGTTTATATATGCCTTTTCTAATTCTTAATAGTAGCGTTCAGTGAGCACTTTGCTCCCAACTAAACCTTTGCAAATGACAATTTATTTACATTGGCTTCACATGGATGGTTTATGATGCATTTTATTGTTTCACGATCAGGAAGGGGAAGAGGAGGCAGAGGCAGTTACCAGTCAGATGCACCCAGAGGACGATTTGGTTCTCGTGGTGTGGGCCGAGGAAGCAGCCAGGATGGCAGTGACTATGGTAGGTTGAGAGGCAATGGATTCCCTCAGCGAGGGTATCACAAGTTTCAATAGCATCATCAATCATCTACTTTGTGCATATCGTCCATCATGGAGATGAAAGCGTGGAAGAGTTTTTGATATGAAGGTGTGGGATACGAGAGAATGCAGTGTCTCGGGTGtgatgagagagagagtggtTTAGGGAATTGGTTTGTAGTTTGTGttttgaggttgtgaggtTGACGTTACGTTAGTAGAAATGTTAATTTGTGAGGAATTAATTGAAGAAGATAAGATGGTAGAGATTTTTCCCAGTTGGATAGTTTTTGAGATGCAATTCAAGTGGGGAATTTTGGGATTTGAAGTAGAAGCAGTTAGGCTATGCGAGGGGGAAAGACTTGGAAGATAATCCTTTTCATCAATCCTATAATGAACTTGTTTCCTTTTGCTCTcttattctttgtttcttcaCTTTATGGAACAaactttgaaatttacaataaattatactaaaaagtcatttttaaaatttataataaatataacaccaaatttatattaaagagATGGTCGGTTTCAACGAGGGGGTGTACTTTCAATTTGACAACCTGGACCAATCCAACCCGAATAatggttgggttcattttttatgAACCTTCGGTTTTCGGTTCATGGGACAAACACTTGGGTTGACCCGAGCAACCcgatccaaaataaatatataaaatatattaagaattttaaagtattaatGAGTTTGCTAGAGTGGTACTCTGGCTGGTATAGTCACACTCAcgcatttaatatattttatttatattttatctaatattgtatcataaaaatatataaaaaaaatgacaaccGGCTGTGAAGATCATtggttgaaatttgaaatgggAATTGCTGGAGAAAAGGTGCTgattcttttctgtttttccatttttctatttttctattgatcATCGATTGATTGGAGAAGTCCAGACTAATCGGACAAACCTTTTTTCTTCGCTGCAGTTTCCCTCCATAGCAACATAAAtacttcttctccttcatcaCAGACATTTCTTGAATGAAATCAATCCCTCACTTTTTGCTATCTCATTTTCCCGAATGCGCGATCGATGTCGCGGATGCCGCCGACTTAGCTGATGTAAAGGCCATTCGCCCCAAATTGGTTTCCATCTTCAAACGCTCTCTCCAATCCCACAATTTTCCAGGTGCGGCGTCCTATTGGTTGTGATgtcttttttctattattatttctgGGTTTTATTTACGAACATGGAATTGATCACCCGACAATTTTAGGATGGGATGTTTCTGGGTTCTGTAATTCTTCTTGAATATTGTGATTGTGTTAGAGGCTTAGTTGCCGCCTTTTACTTCGTCTGGTAGTGGGTCTTCCTTTTAttcgtttctcttttctttttgttaaagATAGTGCCATGACAGTCAAGTTACTTTCCTATGTTCTCTCATTaccaaaattttccttttataagcCATTGTCATTGAAATCAAATATCGGTTTTCCAGAAGGAAGCGGTGGAAGATGATGATCTCTGATCAAGGGTTGCTTGCACGAGTTCCATAAATCCATCGGAAGAAGGGGTGAATAAATCCTGGGGCTGCCAAGCTGTGCCGTTTGGGCTTATTACTGCTTCTTGTGGTTTAGCTTTGAGTGCTTTAGATGACCTCGCCATTTATCATAGCTGTAGCAGGTATGTCTGACTTGTTAGAGCTTGCCAAATTCTCTATGAACTATAGTTCAATTAAATGCAAGCCTGAAGTTTGCCTAATAAACTGATGCATCTTGGAATTGTTTGTTATgcattgttttttgtttccttgttTCACATATTTGTGCTTCGAAGTTCAAGGGAACTCTCCCCATCACCATTTCTGTTGTATTCATAGTcatctaaataaaaaaggcAAGATGGTAGTGAAGTTGTTCAGTCTTGGTTGTTCTCAATCTTGAAAATTGGCAATGTTTTTACGTTACCAAGGCTTGTCTTCTCTTCAGATGAGCTAATCAATTTTATCAGATCATGTCTCGTATTAGTATGCAGTGACATTTACATTATCGTTACAGCAAGAGTTCATTTGtcaatctttttttatgaTGAGGGGACAAAAGAATGTAAGGTTTTTTTAGGAAGGGAGAATGGGAGGTTGTTTTCCCTGTTTAACTTTTCCTTATTCATCAATGGTTTAACCCAGATGACGTCCAGATGCAACTTGTTCCTCTGGAGCAATACCCACGACCTTTTGCCTTCGGATGAGCCCTACCATTTCTCGTTGCCTTCCCCAGTTCCTGAATGGCCTCAAGGTATATGATATTATCAAATGAATTTTGAGTTATAAGCTATTGCCTTTTGTCCATTTTTTGTTGTATTATTTCCCTTGATACTTTTCATCGAACTTGAGGcaattctttgtttgtttctgaCTCAACTTGTGGCTTTAGTTGATAAGGGGTATTGGATAAGCTAGTCGATCTCTCCTTTTCCCCAATAAACTACTTGGGTTTGTTGTAGTGTAAGATTTTAACGTTGAAGCAATAGAGATATAAAGTTGAGTTCTTGTTGTTGATAACTATGAAGGGAAAAATAGAATCTTGTGGAACGAAGCACTGTTATAATTCAACCATCGCACAGAGAAGAGATATCTGCAATGAAAACTGGATTATTTTGATGTAACTAAAAGCGATGTGTTGACACAATACAAAAGGATGCCCGTAGAGCAGAGCATCCATTAACGTTTGGGGTCGCAATAGCCTGCGAAGTTGTAGGATCAATTTTCATTCTGGGTGGTAATCTTTGACGTAGTAATATTCGTTAATAATTTCATGGAGAAAGATACAAGAAGTTAATAGCTGTCTCTAGTTTGTTTAAATATAGATGTCTAGTTGTGGTGAGTTTTCCAAGTGCTCTAACTTGCGAATAAGTAATTGTAGAGTTCAGAGCTTTCACGCGTGTAGTTGCAGTTATACATACAAATATTGATCCTCCTTCAATGGAACTTGATGCATGTCTTTTAGGTGGAGGTTTTGGTTCTGGAAAAGCAAGTCTTGGGGAAATTGAGGTTCTGAAAATCACCCAATTTGCTTCCATATGGGGCTTCAATCTGACGCACCGAGAAAACAATGGTGTTACATTTTACAGACCATCAAGGATACCTGAAGGATTCCACTGCCTTGGTCACTTTTGCCAACGTAATGACCAGCCCCTGCATGGTTATCTTCTTGTTGCGAGGGAAGTAGATGCTTATTTTCAGGAAGGTGATCATGTTAGCAACATTGTTAAATTGCCAGCCCTTGTGAAACCCCTTGATTATACATTGATATGGAGTCCAGACGATGGGAGAGAGGAGCAGTACAGTGAATGTGCTTACATTTGGCTACCTCAACCGCCTGATGGTTATAAATCCATGGGTTATTTTGTTACTAACAAGCTAAAAAAGCCTGAATTAGGTGAAGTAAGGTGCGTTCGAGATGATTTAACCGATAGATGTGAAACTTATCGCTTAATGCTTAATATCAGTTTGAAATGTACAAACTTTCCAGTACAGATTTGGAGTACAAGAGCATGTCACCGGGGGATGCTTGGAAGGGGTGTTCCCGTAGGAACATTTTATTCTGGTAGTCACAAAGTCACTGAAAAAGAGCTTCCTATTGCGTGCTTAAAAAACCTGGATTCTACACTGCATACAATGCCGAATCTCGATCAGATTCACGCTCTTATCAACCACTATGGACCcactttcttctttcatcCCAAAGAAATCTACTTGCCATCTTCTGTTTCCTGGTTTTTCGAAAATGGGGTGCTGTTACACAGAGATGGTATGTCATCTGGGGAGGCCATTCATGTCTGTGGCACAAATTTGCCAGGTGGTGGGAGACATGAGACGGTATGTTGGATGGATTTGCCCAGTGATGATTGTAGAGACAAGATCATATATGGAAATCTGGAAAGCGCCAAACTTTATGTTCATGTGAAGCCAGCTCTGGGAGGGACATTCACGGATATTGCTATGTGGGTTTTCTGTCCCTTCAATGGATCAGCCACTCTTAAGCTTGGAATCATGGATATCAGTCTTGGGAAGATTGGACAACATGTGGGAGATTGGGAGCATGTCACCCTCAGGATCTGCAACTTCACAGGAGAACTTAGTAGCATTTACTTTTCCCAGCACAGTGGTGGTGAATGGGTGGATGCTTACAATTTGGAGTTCATACAAGGGAACAAAGCCATAGTTTACTCCTCAAAGAGCGGACATGCTAGCTACCCTCATCCTGGGGTCTACATTCAAGGCTCTGCAATGCTCGGGATCGGAATTAGGAACGACTGTGCATGTAGTCATCTTTGTATCGATTCAAGCAGCCATTATGAAATAGTTGCAGCAGAGTACTTGAGAGACAATGGCGTTGTGGAGCCTTGTTGGTTGCAGTTCATGAGAGAATGGGGTCCGACTATCATCTACAGCTCGAGAACGACGCTTGACAAAATGATTAATTTCCTTCCGTCGATGATTCGGTTTTCGGTTGCAAACATAATCGGAAAGTTACCAGGGGAATTGTTTGGAGAGGGTGGCCCAACAGGGCCGAAGGAGAAGAACAATTGGGAAGGAGATGAGAGAGGCTAAAATGTTCTTGGGCATTCTACATTTGTTGCTGTTATTGTGAGGTGAAAATGCTTTGGTTTTTGCTGAGGAAAAtgctaaatttaaattaaaaatatattttttaaaccagaTCTCACGTACCAGACCTCCCCTCCCCTAAcgagggtgtagaaacctcccCTTGTAAGAGTGGGAAAACCTCTCTCAAGCAGACCTCTTTAGGggagggtgtagaaacctcccCTAACAAGggcgatacataatgggctaAAACGGATATGTTTGCTAATGTTGAgcttggaccattacaaatggtattagagttagacactgAGATGTGTCAACGATGACGCTGGCCCAAGGaaagtagattgtgagatctcattcttgggtgtgaaaatttggccaaagtggacaaatatttgctagcggtgtaCTATAGAtgtattttctataatttaacctaatttttttaaattaattataaggtTATGAACTAtattaaagaacaaataatattatgacCAAATATACATAATTTGACCCATAATGTATTTTCTGtaatttattgaaatgaaaagatattgATGATTGATGTGTAGTATGAGTGAATGGCTCTCCTCCTTACACAGCTTCCCCCGTCTTCAAACCACACCATTCTGccttttatctctctctctctcgctctctggTCTCTCCCTCTCTGCACTACCATTGCGTTTCAATGGCGACTCTGCAATCTCTCGCCTCCACTCCCCATCTGCATCATCCTTCATCCACCAAAGGTAATTCTATCGCTCTCTCCCTTCCCACTTTGCACCCTTAATTCTTATCAGCAAGTTAAACACTACCTCCCTGCTCTCTTTAGTTTTCGCTTCCGCCACACTCCACCGGAGCGCCTTCTCCGCATTCTACGGCCGCTCTCTTAGCGTTTCCGGCGGAAAATGCCAGACGCTCGGTCGGCGGAGATTTGAAGCGCACGGACGGCCTCGGAATCCGATCGTGATGATGATGGTTCGGCCGAAGATTCAGTTCATCCAGGGCACGGACGAGCAGACGGTGCCGGACGTGAGACTGACCAAATCGCGAGACGGCACCAACGGAATGGCCATTTTCAAGTTCGATGAGCCGTCGGTGTTCGACTCGTCGGCTGAGGTTGGAGACATTACAGGATTCTACATGATCGATGAGGAAGGCGTGATTCAGTCGGTGGATGTGAATGCCAAGTTCATCAACGGGAAGCCGGCAGGAATCGAGGCCAAGTACGTGATGCGGACCCCGAGGGAGTGGGACAGGTTCATGAGATTCATGGAGCGATACTCCAACGCCAATGGCTTGCAGTTCGTCAAGAAATGAAAATCGCTTAATCTGGTATCTGTTCCTCattcttaattcttttttccttctgaTTAGATTGATCTGTTTCAGCCAATTTTGTTTGGCTTTGAATCACGATCAATACTGTGATCATGCTGATGGGTTAAAGAGTTAATTGGAAATGTGTTGTATGTTTTTCTAtcccctcttctttcttcaactaaatcaaattctttcttGTTCATGTTATCTTCcacacaaaagaaacaaaaatcaaggTGCTTACAAATTAGCCAGTCAAAAACAAAAGGTCCTACTTGGAACATTGCAATCCAATGGCTTTCCCATTAGTATCAAAGTACAATCTTAAGAACGAAACGTTCTCATCTCTAAAACCAACAGAAAGAGGAGTATAAGAAGAACAAGCAGCATTACACTCCATTGGCATAGTTGATGAACTGATCTGTAATTTTGATGTGATTTTTTATCCGTATCTCCAATGAAGAACTGAACTCCTGGGCTTTCCATTCTGACCTCACTTTCATTCAATGTTGAATTGTTCACACCCTGAATGTTGCTGTTTACATAAATGTTTATGCAACAACAGTTGGGCAATTTACCTTCACTTCCATGGCTGACTGACATTGAAGCTCCAATGTTTCTACCTCCCAATCTCACTCGCTCGAATGCTCCGTTCCCATCCTCGTCTCCCACCTCCATCTTTCCTTGGATTCTATTACCTTCACCTATGAATCGTCCTCTTCCAAATCTGATGTTTgagtttatatatttgatacTCCAATTCAAAAGTGCATCTCGGATTCCTTCCTTATGTAATGGGTTTTCTTAGTCCCTCACTTTTCAGCTTCAAAAGCAGCTTATAACCTTCACACTCAATCCCTCTACTTAAAATGTCACCAAAAAGAGTCACAGataccaatatatatatatataaatgggCAATTCGGCGTTCACCTAGCTTAGCTTATCAGAAATCTTTAACCATAGACTTAGGATACCactttaaaaatacaatttatgATCTTATGATCATAAAATACTGTGACCAAGCATCCAACCTTTATTAATTACAACACCAAATACATTGTGCATTCTAAACCATGAATGAAGAAGATAAAGAAACACGAGGCTTGAACTTGAAACATtctccattttatttaatcaaatcAAGACATAAACAGGCCATTCTCAAAGCTTTTCAACTAAGTTAATACAAAACATCCGGGGCttcaataatattcaaaagaaGCCTAAGTAAAAGAATCAGGAGAAAATCTTTCACTGACTGTGGAACCGAATTGTGGGCCACCTTTACGGTATGATATAAGATACTCGACAGGATACCCCTTCAACTTATGTGGTGCAATCCCAAGATCATTGAAAGTCAATGCTGCAAATAGAATTGCAAGATCATAGAGTGTTAGAGAACATCTCAACTTCTCCgcaaaggaaaagaatgaaggGCATGCTTACCATTTTCAGAAACAACTGTATCTTGTGTTAGAGCTAGGATCTGATCCAGATTGAAAATCTCTGGCGTTGGTAATGGAAATGGGACTTTGTTAAGTAA is a window encoding:
- the LOC111778835 gene encoding putative G3BP-like protein, which encodes MAAYSGSVSAVQVGSYFVEQYYHVLRQQPDLVHQFYNDASSMIRVDGDSSETASTMLQIHTLIMSLNFTAFSIKTINSMDSWNGGILVVVSGSAKSKEFNGIRKFVQTFFLAPQEKGYFVLNDIFHFIEEEIAQPNPLPVLSENKFESELNAPSSIPEPPVSDYVLEENARDYEDSVHVEDDPVDKYSLPEQHQQEEFKTEVLVEEATVEDLVASHPIVVNSVQEPLSAVIDEPVGEPEKRTYASILRAARAESAQSAMPQSSFYPSAPATSEWNHTPEPTPQQINPAPSYAPGSGADAIEEGFGVEDGGEPKSVYVRNLPPSVTEAEIEQEFKSFGKILPDGVFIRSRKEIGVCYAFVEFEDILGVQNALKASPIQIAGRQVYIEERRPNSGAARGRRGRGGRGSYQSDAPRGRFGSRGVGRGSSQDGSDYGRLRGNGFPQRGYHKFQ
- the LOC111778521 gene encoding uncharacterized protein LOC111778521 — encoded protein: MTSRCNLFLWSNTHDLLPSDEPYHFSLPSPVPEWPQGGGFGSGKASLGEIEVLKITQFASIWGFNLTHRENNGVTFYRPSRIPEGFHCLGHFCQRNDQPLHGYLLVAREVDAYFQEGDHVSNIVKLPALVKPLDYTLIWSPDDGREEQYSECAYIWLPQPPDGYKSMGYFVTNKLKKPELGEVRCVRDDLTDRCETYRLMLNISLKCTNFPVQIWSTRACHRGMLGRGVPVGTFYSGSHKVTEKELPIACLKNLDSTLHTMPNLDQIHALINHYGPTFFFHPKEIYLPSSVSWFFENGVLLHRDGMSSGEAIHVCGTNLPGGGRHETVCWMDLPSDDCRDKIIYGNLESAKLYVHVKPALGGTFTDIAMWVFCPFNGSATLKLGIMDISLGKIGQHVGDWEHVTLRICNFTGELSSIYFSQHSGGEWVDAYNLEFIQGNKAIVYSSKSGHASYPHPGVYIQGSAMLGIGIRNDCACSHLCIDSSSHYEIVAAEYLRDNGVVEPCWLQFMREWGPTIIYSSRTTLDKMINFLPSMIRFSVANIIGKLPGELFGEGGPTGPKEKNNWEGDERG
- the LOC111778523 gene encoding photosystem II reaction center PSB28 protein, chloroplastic-like, which gives rise to MATLQSLASTPHLHHPSSTKVFASATLHRSAFSAFYGRSLSVSGGKCQTLGRRRFEAHGRPRNPIVMMMVRPKIQFIQGTDEQTVPDVRLTKSRDGTNGMAIFKFDEPSVFDSSAEVGDITGFYMIDEEGVIQSVDVNAKFINGKPAGIEAKYVMRTPREWDRFMRFMERYSNANGLQFVKK